TGGAATGATTTCCAATAGCTTTAAATATCTCGGTGGGTTAAAGAAATGGGTGCCTAAAAAATGCTTTCTAAAGTCATCTGAACGACCTTCAGCCATTGCTTCTACTGAAATACCTGATGTATTTGAACTAATAATACTTCCTTGTTTTCTATGTTCATCAACCTGCGCAAACACTTGTTGTTTGACAGCTAAATTTTCAACAACAACTTCAATAATCCAATCAGCCTCTGACAATTGATTCATATCATCCTCAAAGTTACCGACCTTAATGAGTTCGAGGTTGCTCTTCACCGTAAGTGGTGCCGGCTTTTGTTTTAAAAGTTTTTGAACAGCTGTGGATGCGATACGATTACGTACAGCTTTATCTTGTAATGTTAAACCTTTTTTTACCTCATCGTCATTTACCTCACGAGGCACGATATCTAATAGTAAGACAGGGATGCCGATATTTGCTAAGTGTGCTGCAATTCCTGAGCCCATCACTCCTGAACCTAACACAGCAGCTCTCTTAATTCGCTGGACCATTACATTTCCCCCTTATTTGAATGAATACTCATTCATTTTTCTCCCAAAAAAAATGAACCTTACGAATGAGCTCCTTTAATAATAATATAAAAGATTTTAAAAATTTGTTCAATAGATTTATCATATTTTTTACTAAATAATAAAATTCATCTTAGGAAAACCTAATTTAGCAGGGGGTGATACTTCATGGCACGTTTAAAAAAATCTCCATCAAAAGCAGGTGTTAGTGCTGCAAGTGTAAAAGGGAATGCTGGTCCTAATAACGAAAAGGCCGGTGGCGGTAAGCGCACTAGTCAAAATCAACAATACAAACAGCATAATATGGGCAGTGACAATATGTAAAAGTGTAAGTCTAAGGGGTCTGACATAGGTTGCAGGCCCCTTCTTAGTTTTCCAGTGGCTATTTCGCTTAGCGTTTAAAAATCCCCTTCAAAACAAACGCTACATTAGCAGGCCTTTCTGCCATTCTTCTCATAAAATATCCATACCAATCTGTCCCAAATGGTACATAGACACGCATTCGATATCCTTCTTTAACTAAATCTAATTGCTTTTCAGGTCTAATACCATACAGCATTTGAAACTCAAATTGATCCTTTGGTATCTTGTGTTGATCTACAAGCTCTTTTGTATAGTCAATCATAGTATCATCATGAGTTGCTACTGCTGTGTAATGTCCATTAAGTAGATGCATTTTAATAATTTTTTTAAAGTTTTCATCAACATCCTTTTTTTCAGGAAAAGCAACATCCGGTGATTCCTTGTAAGCACCCTTCACAAGCCTTAGGTTTGCTGCATAGCGACCTAATTCCTCAACATCCTGAACAGTACGGTATAAATATGCTTGAACAACTGTCCCTACATGTTTGAATTCCTTTTTCAACGTCTTAAAAATTTCTAGCGTTTTCTCACATCTCGAAAAATCTTCCATATCAATTGTTACAAATACATTATACTTTTCCGCTGCTGTTAAAATACGACGCATATTCTTTAAAACTACTTCATCAGATATATCTAAACCCATAGAAGTAAGTTTAATTGAAATTTGTGATTTCAGCTGACTGGTTCCTATAGCTTCAATTGCTTTAATACAATGATCAGCTGTTTCTCTTGCTTCCTGCTCATCCTCAATAAATTCACCAAGGTAATCTAATGTCACATCAAGCCCTTTATGATTAAGATCTTGAATGACACCTTTTGCCAAATCAATTGTGTCACCAGCTACGAATCTTCCTGCTCCAAATCTTAGTCCATATTTTTTTGCAAGTTTAGTCAACGTCTTATTCTTGGATAAAAACATAAAAGAGTTTCGTAATAATTGTTCCACTTGAAAACCCTCCTTTTGCGTTCTTATTCCATATTAAGTCCATTTTTTAGTCAATTAGCTAAATGTAACCGCATTCATTATATAAGATTTAGTGGAATACATGTTATTTGCAAAATGACATATTGATTTATGTCTTATCAGATCTGTATTCCTCTTATCAATAGTATATGTTTTGAAGTTAAAATCGGTTAAGGATCTCTTTTCCGATTGCATAATACACTATTGGAGTGGAACGATAAAAGGGTATGAAATTGTAAGGAGGGTTATTGATGCAGCAGCAAAATATGCAACAGCAGCAACAGCAATCAATGATGATGCAGCCACCTAATGTAATCACATCCAAAGACCAGCTCTACCTAACAGATATGCTTTCGTGGAATCTTTTAGCTATGAAAAAAGCCCACTTTTTTGCATCTCAATGTCAAAATCAAGAAGTTAAAAATCAATTCGAACAAGTTGGTCAAATGCACAATCAGCATTATCAAAAAATCTTATCACATTTACAATCTCAGCAGCCTTCATCAGGTGCTCAACTTCAGTAGGAGGTCAGGTAAGTATGGATCGTAAAATTAGCAATGCAGAAACACAAGTGCAGGAAGGACCTATGATGAACGATCGTGATTTTGCAAATGATTTATTATCAACCGAAAAATATTTAACTTCTTCTTATTCAACTGCACTTAACGAAGCAAGTCATCAAGCACTATACCAGGATCTTTCTACAATATTTAATGAAACACAGCAGGCTCAAAGAGACCTCTATAATCTAATGTTTAAAAATGGATGGTATTCCCTAGAAGCCGCTGATACACAGAAACTTCAACAAGCATATCAAAAGTTTTCAACAACCATTCAGCAGCAATCTCCATATGGAAATACTCAATAATCTACAAAAGAAAAAAGCTCACTTCATAGGAGAAGATGAGCTTTTAATCCTTCTTTTTTATTTGACGAAACTGTTCATTTAGGTCCTTGATTTCTCCAATAATACTTTTTAAATCTTCTTTAGCTTCTGGATAGGTCGAGTTCCAATGTTTAGCTAGCGGTGGCATTGACTTGGAAATATGGGTGTACAATGCCCACATCTTTACTTTTTCTTTTAATTCATCAGATGATTCACCTAATAATAATTCTGTATATTTTTCAAGCAGCCCTTCAAACTGATCTTTTAATTGTTGCTCCATTGAACGTCACCTCCTCACTGAGTCATTGGTTGTTTACATTCAATTGGACATGTTTGACAGCGATCTCCGTTTTTTGAAGTAAAGTAAAATAAACAACAGGTGGAACGTTTTCTCACATTGTTTTTCTTTTCATGAAAATACATTGTTAGAGGATTTTTATTTGTTAGACCAAAAGCTTCAGCAGGCGCATGTAATATGACATATGAAAAGTCTTCCTTTACCTTTGACTTCATTTCATCTGAGATACCTTCATCCTCGAGTAAAGATTCGTACATCCAGAAAATGTAGATCGCAATATTTTCCCAAAGTATGGACTTTGACACTTTCGAAGCTTTGGATACGTTAGAAAGAATCATCGTAATATTTTCTTTGAATAAGGCTGTGATAACAGTTTCCCTCCAACTGTCTCGATCAGGATCTGGAGTTGTTACGACCAAGTCATTAAAGTAAAAGCTTGGTAACCAAATTGGATCATCATCATCTGTTTGAAGTGACAGGTTGTTAATGCTACTGTTTATTCCTTTATCGTAGCTGGTCATGCAATATAATACAAGTGCTGCCAAAAAGGCATATCTTTTTACTAACATAGACCCGATGACAGAGTGTTTATTTGTATTAAGCTTGTTTTGTAGTATCTCATCATAAAGAGCTGCTAGTTGTTTTTGTTGAAGTAATTCAATACCCTCAATGATTGAACCATTTGTTTTTCTCTCTAGTATAAGTCGGTATTTCGTTAATGATTCTAGTTCTTCTTTTGTTAATTCAGCCATTTAATACCCCAACTTCTTTTATAATACATCTTCCTCTTCCATGAGGTATGCAAAGAGGTGTTCCAAAAATAGGATCTACTGTAACTTCACAATTCATTTGAAATACATTTTGTACTAAACTGCAGGTAATTACTTCTTCAGGCTTTCCTTGTGCATAAACTTTTTTATCCTTTAACGCTACAAGATTATGGGCATAGCGACAAGCTAAATTTAAGTCATGAAGAACCATAACAATCGTACGATTTTCACGTTCATTTAATTCAAATAAAAGATCTAATATTTCGATCTGATGTGTCATATCTAAATAGGTTGTAGGTTCATCTAGCAGAATAATATCTGTTTGTTGCGCAAGAGTCATGGCAATCCATGCACGTTGTCGTTGCCCACCGGATAAAGAATCGACTGGTCTTTCCGCTAAATCCTCTAACCCTGTTGCTTTTAAGGCATTTGAAACAGCGTCTTCATCCTCCTTCGACCATTGCTTTAACCAGCTTTGATGTGGATATCTACCTTGTTTTACAAGCTGCAGTACGGTTAATCCTTCAGGTGCAATTGGACCTTGCGGAAGGATTGCCAATTGTTTTGCTACCTCTTTTGTAGGAAGTTTTGCAATAGAATTACCCTCAAGTAAAACTGAACCGTTTCTTGGTTTTAGCAGCCTTGCAATAGAACGCAGTAACGTTGATTTCCCACAACCGTTACTACCAATAAATACCGTAATTTCACCTTTGGGAATTTTCACATCTAACTCATTAATGATAATTGTATCTCCATAAGAAAGAGTGAGCGCATTTGTTTCAATTGCATCCATATAAATCGCTCCTTTTGTATGGCAAATCTAGTTTTTTTTCACATGGCTTTAGCCAGAAATCTTACGCTTATGAGTTTCTTGTTTTATATAGTAAGTAAATAAAATATGGTGCACCGATTGCTGCAGTAAACACACCTGCTGGAACCTCTAAAGGAGAAAATAACGTTCTTCCAATTAAATCTGCTAACATAACAAGTATTGCACCAAGCAATGCAGAGACAGGCAATAAAGCGCCAAAGGAAGAGCCTACCATTCTCCTTGCCATATGAGGAGCCATTAAGCCAACAAACCCTATTACACCTGCAAAGGCTACCGATGCCCCTGTTAAGGCAGTCCCCAGTAATAAAAGAAAAAATCGGTTCCTTTGTACCAAGCTTCCCACACCTGTCGCCAGTTCATCACCGAGCTCTTGAATGTTCACATTTCGAACTGAAATCAAGCTAATTATTAATAAGATAAGAACAACAGGAAGTAATATGCGAACCTGTTCCCATGTTGCACCATACACTGTCCCTGTAATCCATACATTTGCTTGTGATGCTTGATATATTGGGCCCTTCACCATAAAAAGTGTAGTTAAAGACTGTGCTAGCATGGATAGCCCGATCCCAATAAGAACGAGTCGTACAGAAGAAGATCCATTCTTCCAAGAAAGGAAGTAAACAAGTATGCCTACGATGGTTGCCCCAATAAAGGCTGCAACAGGCATCCACTTAACACTTACAATCAATGAGTTGTTTCTATCGCTAAAAAGCATCAGGAAGCAAACAACACCAACTGCTCCTCCACCTGTTATTCCAATAATATCTGGTGATGCTAATGGATTACGTATTAAACCCTGTAGTATCGCACCTGCTACTGCTAAGCTTATTCCAACTAATAAAGCAATAATAATACGAGGCAATCGAAATGAATAAATAAATAGTTCATCCATCTCTGTACCGAATCCAAACAAGGTTTTCAAAACATTGATAGGGGTAATAAAAACCTCTCCAATGCCTGTACTTAACATAAAAATTAAACATGTAATACCTAACAAAATACACGATATAAAAAATGCCCTTTTATCTATTAAAAAGGAGAGAAAGCCTGCTCCTAACCTTAATTTATAATATTTTTTCACTTTCCGAACCCCCTACGTGCAATATAAATAAAAAAGGGAGTTCCGATAAACGCTGTCATAACTCCTACTGGCACCTCTTCAGGCATAACAATATATCTTGCAAGAATATCTGCAAACACAAGGAGTGATCCTCCTAAAAAGGTACTAAAAGGGAGAATCCAGCGATAATCATTACCAACTAAAAATCGGGCGAAATGAGGAATAACAATTCCGATAAAAGCAATCGGTCCAGCAACAGCAACAGCTCCTCCCCCTAAAACAATAACAAGTAATGCTCCTATAAGCTTTACTACTCCTGTTCGCTGTCCTAATCCTTTTGCAACATCTTCCCCCATTGTTAACACATTTATTTTTTGTGAAAGAATCATACTTAATATAATGGCAGGTAAAACATAAGGAAGTACCATATACAATCCTTCCAACTTTCTACCTTGAATAGAGCCAGCTAACCAAAATAACACTTGATCAAGAGCCGCTTCGTTCACAACTAATAATCCTTGTGTAAGAGAAGAAAACAGTGCTGCCATTGCTGCACCTGCTAATGTTAACTTCATTGGAGTTAGCCCTTCCCTACCAAATGACCCGATAAAATAAACAATAAAAGCTGAAAAGGCTGCACCTGCAAAGGCAATCCAAATATAAGCCTGATATGAGTTAACATAAAACACTGAAACTGCTACAACAATAAAGAATCCTGCACCGGCATTTATTCCGAATACACTAGGAGATGCTAAAGGATTTTTTGTTAAGGCTTGCATAATAGCACCGGCTAGTGCAAGACTTGCTCCGACCACAGCCCCTATTAATGCTCGAGGTAATCGAACATCATACACAATAATATGTTCATTTGTACCATTAAAGTTAGTAAAAGCCTCATAGACCGTTTTTAAGCTTGTATCTGTGTACCCAAATACAAGACTCCCACACATTAAAAAAATAAGTAACATGAATCCTAAAACTAAACCAACTGATTTTTGATAAGAAGATTTTAATAACATAGCTGCTCCTATAGTCTTACTTTTATTTCATAACAATCTTATCAAAAATTAATGATTTTGAAAATCATTTTCAATTAGATATTGACATTTGTCCTAATACCTTTTATCATTTTCGTTGTAAATGAAAACGATTATCAAATACAATGGAGGTTCAAACATGACAGCAACATCACGTAAATCTTGGTTATCATTATTTTTATTAAGCATGACTGTTCTTATTCTCGCAGCATGTGGTAATACCAATGAGGAAGCACCAGAAACGACAGAAGGATCAAATGATGCTCCTGTTGAAGAAACATATACAGTGGAACATGCAATGGGTTCAACTGAAATTACGGGTACTCCTGAGAAGGTTGTTATTTTAACAAATGAAGGAACAGAAGCATTATTATCTATGGGTGTTACACCAGTTGGTGCCGTACAATCTTGGTTAGGTGATCCTTGGTATGAACATATTACTGATAAAATGACAGATGTTGAAGTTGTTGGAACGGAAAGTGAAGTAAATGTGGAAGCAATTGCTGCTCTTAAACCAGATTTAATTATCGGTAACAAACTTCGCCAAGAAAAAATCTATGAGCAATTAAAAGCTATTGCACCTACAGTTTTCTCTGAAACTTTAAAGGGTGAATGGCAGGATAACTACAAATTATATGCTAAAGCATTGAACCGTGAAGATGAGGGTCAAAAAGTTATTGATGATTTTGAAGCTCGTATTGCCGAAATAAAAGAAACAGCTGGTGATAAAGTAAACCAAGAAGTATCTGTTGTTCGATTTATGGCAGGTAAAACTAGAATTTACTATAAAGACTCTTTCTCAGGAGTGATCTTAGAGAAGTTAGGGTTTGCACGTCCTGCAGTACTAGAGGAAGTATTCTCTGATAATCCGGAAGATCTATTTGCTCGTGAAGTAGGTAAGGAAGTTATTCCAAAAATGGATGGAGACATTTTATTCTACTTTACATATGCACCACCTGGTGATACTGAAGCAACAAAAACAGAAGAAGAATGGACAAAAGATCCACTTTGGCAAAACCTTGAAGTTGTAAAAGCAGAAAAAGCTTACAAAGTTGACGATGCTATTTGGAACACAGCTGGTGGAGTTCTTGCAGCTAACCTATTATTAGATGATATTGAAGCAAAGCTTGCTGAATAATAAAGAGATAAAGCGACTGACGATATTAGTCGCTTTTTTTGTTTTTTCTAAAACTAATAGGGAAAAATAAAGATTATAACGTGAGAGAGGATGAGGTACTTGCTTCAAGCAGCACTTTGGGGAGCGTTTGCTGGATCACCTATTTTTTTTGGTGCATTAGTAGGTATCTTTACAAATCTCCCTAAAAAAATTACTGGGTTGATTATGTCTTTTGGGACTGGTGTGTTAATTGGAGCTGCTGCTTTTGAATTGTTAACTGAAGCTGTTGATGAAGGCGGCTTACAATCTACATCTATTGGTTTTCTAGTCGGTGCATTAGTATTTACTTTATCTGAAATCATTGTTTCCAAAAGCGGAGGAAGTGAACGAAAACGATCAAAGAAGAGTAATGATAATCATTCTGGAATAACGATTTTTATTGGAACAATTATTGATGCTATTCCTGAATCTGTGATTATTGGTGTTAGTTTGCTCGAGCAAGGAACAGTTAGTTACTTGATGGTTATCGCTGTTTTTATTAGTAATTTTCCAGAAGGACTATCGAGTACAGTTGGATTAAAAAAAGATGGTTATAGCAAAAAGACAATTCTCACGATGTGGTTAATTGTTGTTTCTCTTTCTTCTGTTAGTTCATTATTAGGTTTTGGACTGCTTCAAAATGCATCAGCAAGTATTATTTCATTTATTTCAGCTTTTGCAGCAGGTGGGATTTTTGCGATGGTAGCATCCACTATGATGCCAGAGGCCTTTGAAGAAGGTGGAGCCATTGTGGGGTTAATTGCATCTCTTGGTTTATTAAGTTCCCTGTTTCTATCTCATTTGTAGCAAAAGAATTGAAAAAACCACTAATCACAAGTGACTAGTGGTTTTAATCATCCCGTTAAAATATCCTCCTGTGGATAACGAATCTTTTCTTTCGATGGACTCGCGAGTGAGAACATTAACGTTAGCGGACCAATCTTCCCTAAAAACATAATAAAAATAATAATTTGTTTACCAGCAAACGTTAACATACCAGTTAATCCAGTTGAGAGACCAACTGTTCCAAAAGCTGAGACAACCTCAAACATAATATCCAGAAACGATGCTTCTTTCTCCGTGATATTTAATAGAAGTATTCCAAGAATGACAAATACAATACTTATCATCGTGATAGCAAGTGCTTTTAAAATAAACGATGAATGGATGGTTCGTTTTGAAACAACTATATCATTTTTCCCTCTAAGAAATGTGACCGTTGCAAGCCCAATAACTAATGCAGTTGTTAGCTTGATTCCACCACCTGTTGATCCACTGCCCGCTCCGATAAACATTAAAATAATAATAAAAAAGATTGTTGTTTCATCTAAACCTCCCAT
This genomic stretch from Metabacillus sp. B2-18 harbors:
- a CDS encoding YuzL family protein, whose protein sequence is MARLKKSPSKAGVSAASVKGNAGPNNEKAGGGKRTSQNQQYKQHNMGSDNM
- a CDS encoding proline dehydrogenase family protein, which translates into the protein MEQLLRNSFMFLSKNKTLTKLAKKYGLRFGAGRFVAGDTIDLAKGVIQDLNHKGLDVTLDYLGEFIEDEQEARETADHCIKAIEAIGTSQLKSQISIKLTSMGLDISDEVVLKNMRRILTAAEKYNVFVTIDMEDFSRCEKTLEIFKTLKKEFKHVGTVVQAYLYRTVQDVEELGRYAANLRLVKGAYKESPDVAFPEKKDVDENFKKIIKMHLLNGHYTAVATHDDTMIDYTKELVDQHKIPKDQFEFQMLYGIRPEKQLDLVKEGYRMRVYVPFGTDWYGYFMRRMAERPANVAFVLKGIFKR
- a CDS encoding spore coat protein, whose translation is MDRKISNAETQVQEGPMMNDRDFANDLLSTEKYLTSSYSTALNEASHQALYQDLSTIFNETQQAQRDLYNLMFKNGWYSLEAADTQKLQQAYQKFSTTIQQQSPYGNTQ
- a CDS encoding YusU family protein — its product is MEQQLKDQFEGLLEKYTELLLGESSDELKEKVKMWALYTHISKSMPPLAKHWNSTYPEAKEDLKSIIGEIKDLNEQFRQIKKKD
- a CDS encoding IucA/IucC family C-terminal-domain containing protein; the protein is MAELTKEELESLTKYRLILERKTNGSIIEGIELLQQKQLAALYDEILQNKLNTNKHSVIGSMLVKRYAFLAALVLYCMTSYDKGINSSINNLSLQTDDDDPIWLPSFYFNDLVVTTPDPDRDSWRETVITALFKENITMILSNVSKASKVSKSILWENIAIYIFWMYESLLEDEGISDEMKSKVKEDFSYVILHAPAEAFGLTNKNPLTMYFHEKKNNVRKRSTCCLFYFTSKNGDRCQTCPIECKQPMTQ
- a CDS encoding ABC transporter ATP-binding protein, translating into MYMDAIETNALTLSYGDTIIINELDVKIPKGEITVFIGSNGCGKSTLLRSIARLLKPRNGSVLLEGNSIAKLPTKEVAKQLAILPQGPIAPEGLTVLQLVKQGRYPHQSWLKQWSKEDEDAVSNALKATGLEDLAERPVDSLSGGQRQRAWIAMTLAQQTDIILLDEPTTYLDMTHQIEILDLLFELNERENRTIVMVLHDLNLACRYAHNLVALKDKKVYAQGKPEEVITCSLVQNVFQMNCEVTVDPIFGTPLCIPHGRGRCIIKEVGVLNG
- a CDS encoding FecCD family ABC transporter permease, with translation MKKYYKLRLGAGFLSFLIDKRAFFISCILLGITCLIFMLSTGIGEVFITPINVLKTLFGFGTEMDELFIYSFRLPRIIIALLVGISLAVAGAILQGLIRNPLASPDIIGITGGGAVGVVCFLMLFSDRNNSLIVSVKWMPVAAFIGATIVGILVYFLSWKNGSSSVRLVLIGIGLSMLAQSLTTLFMVKGPIYQASQANVWITGTVYGATWEQVRILLPVVLILLIISLISVRNVNIQELGDELATGVGSLVQRNRFFLLLLGTALTGASVAFAGVIGFVGLMAPHMARRMVGSSFGALLPVSALLGAILVMLADLIGRTLFSPLEVPAGVFTAAIGAPYFIYLLYKTRNS
- a CDS encoding FecCD family ABC transporter permease, with amino-acid sequence MLLKSSYQKSVGLVLGFMLLIFLMCGSLVFGYTDTSLKTVYEAFTNFNGTNEHIIVYDVRLPRALIGAVVGASLALAGAIMQALTKNPLASPSVFGINAGAGFFIVVAVSVFYVNSYQAYIWIAFAGAAFSAFIVYFIGSFGREGLTPMKLTLAGAAMAALFSSLTQGLLVVNEAALDQVLFWLAGSIQGRKLEGLYMVLPYVLPAIILSMILSQKINVLTMGEDVAKGLGQRTGVVKLIGALLVIVLGGGAVAVAGPIAFIGIVIPHFARFLVGNDYRWILPFSTFLGGSLLVFADILARYIVMPEEVPVGVMTAFIGTPFFIYIARRGFGK
- a CDS encoding ABC transporter substrate-binding protein, with the translated sequence MTATSRKSWLSLFLLSMTVLILAACGNTNEEAPETTEGSNDAPVEETYTVEHAMGSTEITGTPEKVVILTNEGTEALLSMGVTPVGAVQSWLGDPWYEHITDKMTDVEVVGTESEVNVEAIAALKPDLIIGNKLRQEKIYEQLKAIAPTVFSETLKGEWQDNYKLYAKALNREDEGQKVIDDFEARIAEIKETAGDKVNQEVSVVRFMAGKTRIYYKDSFSGVILEKLGFARPAVLEEVFSDNPEDLFAREVGKEVIPKMDGDILFYFTYAPPGDTEATKTEEEWTKDPLWQNLEVVKAEKAYKVDDAIWNTAGGVLAANLLLDDIEAKLAE
- a CDS encoding ZIP family metal transporter, with the protein product MLQAALWGAFAGSPIFFGALVGIFTNLPKKITGLIMSFGTGVLIGAAAFELLTEAVDEGGLQSTSIGFLVGALVFTLSEIIVSKSGGSERKRSKKSNDNHSGITIFIGTIIDAIPESVIIGVSLLEQGTVSYLMVIAVFISNFPEGLSSTVGLKKDGYSKKTILTMWLIVVSLSSVSSLLGFGLLQNASASIISFISAFAAGGIFAMVASTMMPEAFEEGGAIVGLIASLGLLSSLFLSHL